Proteins encoded together in one candidate division TA06 bacterium B3_TA06 window:
- a CDS encoding 50S ribosomal protein L29 has translation MKASELRSMTREELDHEVRELREEEFRLRLRRPTEELPNALRLRAIRRDIARIQTILREDKLGLIQLPKKSQRETKKAETKPEKKAPAKNSAAKKKTSTKSKASTTKNTTANEASKTKSRSVKTSKGRK, from the coding sequence ATGAAGGCATCTGAACTCCGTTCCATGACCCGTGAAGAGCTCGACCACGAGGTTCGAGAGCTTCGCGAAGAAGAGTTCCGGCTGCGCTTGCGTCGTCCCACAGAGGAGCTCCCAAACGCGCTGCGTTTGCGTGCGATCCGTCGTGACATCGCAAGGATTCAGACGATACTTCGTGAGGACAAACTTGGTCTGATCCAGTTGCCTAAGAAGAGTCAAAGGGAGACAAAGAAGGCTGAAACCAAGCCTGAGAAGAAAGCCCCTGCCAAGAACTCTGCCGCAAAAAAGAAAACCTCAACTAAGTCCAAGGCTTCCACCACAAAAAATACTACTGCCAATGAGGCTTCCAAAACTAAGTCGAGATCCGTAAAGACATCCAAGGGGAGAAAATGA
- the rpsQ gene encoding 30S ribosomal protein S17: MQGEKMSPRKRLIGEVISDKPEKTVVVQVSRKAMHPTYKKYITKRHRYHVHDEENRCKVGDRVEIEETRPLSKLKHFRVIRVVGEER; the protein is encoded by the coding sequence ATCCAAGGGGAGAAAATGAGCCCGCGTAAAAGGCTCATAGGCGAGGTTATCTCTGATAAACCCGAAAAGACTGTTGTTGTGCAGGTGTCTCGTAAAGCTATGCACCCTACCTACAAGAAATATATAACCAAGAGGCACAGATACCACGTCCATGACGAAGAGAACCGCTGCAAGGTGGGGGATCGCGTAGAGATCGAAGAGACTCGACCGCTCTCCAAACTCAAGCACTTCCGTGTGATCAGGGTAGTGGGAGAGGAGAGATGA
- a CDS encoding 50S ribosomal protein L14 gives MIQDNSRLVISDNTGAKTARVIKVLGGTRRRYAGVGDIVVIAVKSSLPTASIRKGDKAKAVIVRTRKEISRPDGSYVRFDDNACVIIDENKQPKGTRIFGPVARELRERNFSKIISLAPEVV, from the coding sequence ATGATTCAGGACAACTCACGATTGGTGATCAGCGATAACACCGGAGCAAAGACCGCGCGCGTGATTAAGGTGCTGGGCGGCACACGCAGGCGTTATGCGGGTGTTGGCGACATTGTCGTCATCGCAGTAAAGTCTTCTCTTCCCACGGCATCAATCCGTAAGGGTGACAAGGCCAAGGCGGTCATAGTTAGGACACGTAAGGAGATATCCCGTCCGGACGGCAGCTACGTGCGTTTTGACGATAACGCGTGTGTGATAATCGACGAGAACAAACAACCCAAGGGCACTCGCATATTCGGTCCTGTGGCGCGCGAACTTCGTGAGCGCAACTTCTCGAAGATCATATCGCTCGCCCCGGAGGTGGTGTAA
- a CDS encoding 50S ribosomal protein L16 — protein sequence MLMPRRSKWRKQQRGRMKGKATAGSRISFGEYALMAIEPCWLTARQIEASRVVLTKKLRKDGKLWIRVFPDKPVSKKPLEVRMGKGKGAPEFWVAPIKPGRIIFEIEGLSDEASCAVLKEASSKLPVKTKIIKREEGIHYEGI from the coding sequence ATGTTGATGCCTCGACGTAGCAAATGGCGTAAGCAGCAGCGCGGTCGAATGAAGGGCAAGGCGACCGCAGGTTCTCGAATCTCCTTCGGTGAGTATGCCCTCATGGCTATAGAGCCCTGCTGGTTGACTGCTCGTCAGATTGAGGCCAGTCGTGTGGTCCTGACCAAAAAGCTCAGAAAGGACGGCAAGCTTTGGATCCGGGTATTCCCGGACAAGCCCGTCAGCAAGAAACCGCTTGAGGTGCGGATGGGTAAGGGCAAGGGCGCGCCTGAGTTCTGGGTGGCCCCTATCAAGCCGGGCCGGATCATCTTTGAGATTGAGGGGCTCTCCGATGAGGCGTCGTGCGCCGTTCTTAAGGAAGCCTCAAGCAAGCTGCCCGTAAAAACTAAGATTATAAAGCGTGAAGAGGGGATCCATTATGAAGGCATCTGA
- a CDS encoding 50S ribosomal protein L24 gives MRLSIRKGDLVEVISGDDKGRQGKVIEVDARKGRVKIEGINMVKRHERASGARKPGGIIDKPAFMDRSNVMLVCPRCSRPSRVHLERRGDRRVRVCKSCGGEVGS, from the coding sequence ATGAGGCTCTCGATACGCAAGGGCGATCTGGTCGAGGTTATCTCCGGCGACGACAAAGGTCGTCAGGGCAAGGTGATTGAGGTGGATGCCAGGAAAGGCCGCGTTAAGATCGAGGGAATAAACATGGTCAAGAGACATGAGCGTGCCTCTGGCGCAAGGAAGCCCGGCGGCATTATCGATAAGCCGGCCTTTATGGATCGCTCCAACGTGATGCTTGTTTGCCCGAGGTGCTCGAGACCCAGCCGTGTTCATTTGGAACGCCGCGGTGATAGGCGGGTCCGGGTCTGTAAAAGCTGTGGTGGGGAGGTAGGTTCATGA
- a CDS encoding 50S ribosomal protein L5: MSILRDHYRKKVVTALKKEFGYSNVMQVPRIKKVVVHVGAGEAAQDSKLIEPIVADLAMITGQRPSITKAKRAISNFRLRKGMIVGAHVTLRGERAYHFLERFFNFAATQIRDFRGFSPNSFDGRGAYTLGLREQLIFPEIERDKVKKIFGMDVTIVTTAKRDDEAQALLGHLGMPFRKE, from the coding sequence ATGAGCATCTTACGCGATCATTACCGCAAGAAGGTTGTTACTGCACTGAAGAAGGAGTTCGGTTACAGCAACGTTATGCAGGTTCCTCGCATCAAGAAGGTTGTGGTTCACGTTGGCGCTGGAGAGGCTGCGCAGGACTCCAAACTGATTGAACCCATAGTTGCGGATCTCGCAATGATCACTGGTCAGCGTCCTAGCATAACCAAGGCCAAGAGGGCGATCTCCAACTTCAGGCTTCGTAAGGGGATGATCGTAGGTGCTCACGTTACCCTGCGCGGAGAGCGCGCCTACCACTTCCTGGAGAGGTTTTTCAACTTCGCAGCCACTCAGATCCGTGACTTTCGAGGGTTCTCGCCCAACTCGTTTGACGGCCGTGGAGCCTATACCTTGGGCCTGCGGGAGCAGCTTATCTTCCCGGAGATCGAAAGGGATAAGGTAAAGAAAATCTTCGGTATGGATGTAACGATTGTCACCACCGCGAAACGAGACGATGAAGCGCAGGCTTTGCTGGGACATCTCGGCATGCCCTTCCGAAAGGAGTAA